The sequence ATCGTGTCCAGGCTGTCCGTGCCGATCGGCGCGAGCTTGTAGTAGTCCGGCCCCGCGGCGTCGTTGGACGCGCCCTGCGGGATCCACGGCGTGGCCAGCTGCACGAACGAGTCGGACGTGTGCTCGTTCAGCCAGTCCATCCACGGCGTGTCGGTGTTGGTGACCGCCGGCTCGGTGGACATCGATCCGGTGGCCTTGAGCCAGTTCTTGTAGTTCGCCGGGTCGGAGAACATCGCCAGCCACTGCATCGCCAGGTCCTTGTGCGGCGCCGAGGTCGGCACCACCCACGTCAGGTCCGGCTTGACCGGTACCCGGTTGTCCGCGGCGTTGTCGGTACCGGGCAGCACGAACAGGCCCGCGTTCAGCTTCGGGTTGGCCTTCAGGATGGTCGCGGAGTCCCAGGAGCCGTCCAGCAGGAACGGGTAGTCGTCGGTCTTGACCGCCCAGATGCCCGGCGCGGTCTGCTGGTCCACGCCCGCGGCCGCCGGCTCGATGTACTGCATCACCTGCTGGTACTTGGCGCCGACGGTCTTGTAGACCGGGTCGGTCCAGTTCTGCGTGCCCTGCCAGAACGCGTTCGCGCGGTCGGAGGAGACCTGCGTGGAGTCGGTCGGCTGCTTGCCGGCCATCAGGGTCTGGTTCTCGATGCCCTGCCAGATGCCGCCCTGCATGCCGACCTTGCCGGCCAGGAAGATCGGCGTCTTGCCGGCCGCCTTGAGCTTCGCGCAGTCGTCCAGGAACTCCTGGAACGTGGTCGGGACCGTCATGTTGTACTTGGCGAGCAGGTCCTTCTTGTACCAGATCGCCCCGGCCCCGGCGTACTCGGCGGCCATGACGCCGTACACGCCGCCGTTGTAGCCGACCGCGGCCTGCTGCGCCGTCGGGTCGTAGTTCTTCATGAACGGTTGGTCCTTCAGGTCGACCAGCTGGCCGGCCTCGATCAGC is a genomic window of Catenulispora sp. MAP5-51 containing:
- a CDS encoding ABC transporter substrate-binding protein, coding for MSIRRPAAIALVAVVAATTAAACSSSKSSGSSSAGPSETLTIAEWTNPGAVDFTKALNAQFEKAHPNVKINFQNTATANGAWGQLSTSLLQSKSVDVLAQFAPTQKAFPPSFTAIKPGGPAALIEAGQLVDLKDQPFMKNYDPTAQQAAVGYNGGVYGVMAAEYAGAGAIWYKKDLLAKYNMTVPTTFQEFLDDCAKLKAAGKTPIFLAGKVGMQGGIWQGIENQTLMAGKQPTDSTQVSSDRANAFWQGTQNWTDPVYKTVGAKYQQVMQYIEPAAAGVDQQTAPGIWAVKTDDYPFLLDGSWDSATILKANPKLNAGLFVLPGTDNAADNRVPVKPDLTWVVPTSAPHKDLAMQWLAMFSDPANYKNWLKATGSMSTEPAVTNTDTPWMDWLNEHTSDSFVQLATPWIPQGASNDAAGPDYYKLAPIGTDSLDTILARSAAAYTKSIGK